In Musa acuminata AAA Group cultivar baxijiao chromosome BXJ2-8, Cavendish_Baxijiao_AAA, whole genome shotgun sequence, one genomic interval encodes:
- the LOC135620230 gene encoding uncharacterized protein At1g05835-like: MVLELAPLLAVVFLLTSHGSAARCRDNKPRVQQTQVGFGEPPRFVVVVQNSCPMCPAVDVHINCGGFPQSLADPKVLMVIGYDDCVVNGGLPLAPLQKLSFNYTHERFGMSPKSWFLQCE, translated from the exons ATGGTCCTCGAGTTGGCTCCTCTGCTTGCGGTCGTCTTCCTGCTAACCAGCCATG GCTCGGCGGCGAGGTGCAGAGACAACAAGCCGAGGGTGCAGCAGACGCAGGTGGGCTTCGGCGAGCCGCCGAGGTTCGTGGTGGTGGTGCAGAACAGCTGCCCGATGTGCCCCGCCGTTGACGTGCACATCAACTGCGGAGGCTTCCCTCAGTCGCTTGCGGACCCGAAGGTGCTGATGGTGATCGGCTACGACGACTGCGTCGTCAACGGAGGACTGCCTCTGGCGCCGCTCCAGAAGCTCTCCTTCAACTACACCCACGAGAGGTTTGGCATGTCGCCCAAGTCTTGGTTCTTGCAGTGCGAGTGA